The nucleotide sequence TTCAGTTGGCTTTAATAGTACTGTTCTTTCTGTTCGAATCCCGTTATTCTACGTTCAGTATTATCCTAATTATATCACTGGTGGCTACGACAGTGTATCAGATCGTCAAGGTATTTCCATATAGCTCCTTGTATCCAAGAAAAAAACCGGACTTTCCGAGTAAGGGTACACTCAGTATTTTGGCAGGCAATGTGCTGCAGACCAATACGGAGTATCATAAATTTAAGGCACTTGTTAAGCAATACGATCCGGATCTGGTTCTCACAATGGAATCGAACAGTGATTGGGAAAAAGCACTACAAAGCATTGAAAAGGACTACCCTTTTACGGTGAAGATCGCAAAGGAAAATTTTTATGGGATGCATTTGTATTCGAAAAAAGAGCTCTTTGATGTAGAAGTGAATTATCATGTTGAAGAAGGTGTTCCGTCTATCTATTTTAAGTATCAAATAACCGATACCAAAAAAGTATTCTTTGCTTGTTTACATCCCGCACCTCCCAGTCCAACTGAGAACGATACTTCCAAAGAACGCGATGCCGAACTGATGATCGTTGGGAAATACCTCAGGGATATCGCTCTCCCCACGGTTGTTTGCGGTGATATGAACGATGTGGTTTGGTCCAGAACCACGAGATTGTTCAAAAAAATGACGGGAATGATAGACCCCAGGATAGGCAGGGGATTTTTTCCTACCTATCATGCCGACTATTGGTTTTTAAGATTCCCGTTGGATCATCTTTTTCATACCAAAGATCTCTTTGTTGGAAAAATGGTCCGAACTCCCCATTTTGGGAGCGATCATTTTGCGATGTATTATGAAATTAAACTAAAAACTAAAAAAACGAACACCAGAAAACCAAAATTGAACGGGGAAGAAAAAGAAGAGATTGAAGAATTAATAGAGAAATCAGATTCTTAAAATGCTAAATTAATAACAGTCATTAAAGCTAGAAAGAATAAGTAAAATTATTGGTGCGGTGATAGAGCAAATACATTCTGAATTGTTATATTAACGCCTTCAAATCTGTTAAATCGATAGGAGAGCTGTAGTATATATGAAAAGTATTCTGAAGAAGTACCTCGGGTATTTTATCTTAGCGATACTCGTAATCACGCCACTTTTTCTTTACATAGATGTAATTCCCATTCGTAATTATGACGAATCGAGAAATGCGATGAATGCCTTCGAAATGTTAAAGAATGGCAATTGGCTGGTTACCTACTTTGAAGGAAAGCCGGATATGTGGAATACCAAACCTCCGTTGCTCATTTGGATACAAACTATAAGTTTTTCGCTATTTGGAGTTAACGAATTCGCATTTCGGTTGCCATCCGCACTTGCCGCTGTAGGCACATGTGCAGCGTTGGTTTACATTTCCGAAAAGTATTTAAGATCTTTTTGGTATGGCGCCATTGCCGTACTTGTATTAATTACCATGGGAGGCTATATGGGCTATCACGGAGCTCGTTTCGGTGAATTCGACGCCTTACTTACGATGTTCACTACGCTTAGCGGACTTTCATTCTTTGCATTTATCCAGAACAAGAAGAGAAAATATTTGTATTTTTTCTTTATTTTCCTCACGCTGGGCTGCCTAACAAAAGGAGTCGCCGGATTACTTTTTGCGCCGGCTTATGTAGTATATCTCATTTATAAAAAGGAATTTATTTCGCTGCTAAAAAACAAGCACTTTTACTTTGGATTGGGAATCTTTATTTTAATTATCGGAGGTTTTTATCTGTTGAGAGAACTTTATAATCCGGGCTACCTCGAGGCGGTCTGGAATAATGAATTAGGCGGACGCTATGCCAGTAAATTACAAAAATCAAGGCCGCACATTTTTTATTTTGAAAGATTCAGAGATCTCGATATGAAATATTGGTTTTTGTGGATCCCGTGTGGCATTGTAGCCGGAATGCTCACCAAGAATAGAATGCTTCAGAATTTTACAATCTTTAGCTCCATTATGGCTGTTTCTCATTTTCTCATAATTTCGCTTTCCAAAAATAAATTACATTGGTATGCTTTTCCTGAAGTCCCTTATTTTGCATTGATCGTGGCCACTCTAATTTATTTGATCTTTAGATTGCTTATAAATGTAGGGGATGAACGCCAGAAAAAAATTATAAAACTGGTCCCGTACGGCTTTATCCTTTTTCTATTTCTTAGTCCCTATACACAGATTCTAAAGGATGTTAAGAGAAATCTGAATGAAGATTCCCCAACAGAACGAAATTACCAAATGAGCTATTACCTTAGGGAAGCTTCAGAAAAACCTGAAGAACTCAATGGATATAAGGTACTAATCAAAGGCTATCGCCCTGAGACAAAGTTTTATATTGCGAAACTGAAAGATCAAGGGGCAGATATAGAACAAAAAGACTGGAAAAAACTGAAGTCAGGAGACAAAGTACTCACCTATCAAAAGGAAATAAAGAATTATCTTGCTGAAAATTATAAGATGTCAACCTTAGGAGAAAGTAAGAACGTAGTTAAATACAAGATTCATGGACCCAAATAATATGAAAACACTGTCTATAGTGATTCCTATATTTAATGAAGAGCAGATCATTCCGGAGTTGTATGAAAGGCTAAAAAATGCTGCATCGCAAATTACTGATGACTACGAATTTATCTTTGTAAATGACGGTAGCAAGGATGCATCCTTAATACAGCTTATGCGTCTTACCGAATCAGACCCTAGATCATTTTTTATAAACTTTAGTAGAAATTTTGGTCATCAGATAGCGGTCACCGCAGGGCTCGATCATTGTCGAGGTAAGGCCGTGGTCATTATCGACGGCGACCTTCAGGATCCCCCCGAACTTATACCCGAATTGTACAAAAAATACAAGGAGGGATTCGAAGTTATCTACGCCCGCAGAGAAAAAAGAAAAGGAGAAGGTGTCTTTAAAAAAGTGACTGCTAAACTATTCTACCGTATCCTTAGAAAGCTAACCAATGTTGATATTCCTGTAGATACCGGAGATTTCCGACTGATAGATCAAAAGGTAGTTCGGTATTTAAAAATGATGCCGGAACAGAATAAATTCCTCCGAGGACAGATCGCCTGGTTAGGATTCAAACAATCTGAAGTCTTATTTAACCGAGATAAACGTAAATTCGGAAAAACAGGCTACTCCTTCAGCAAGATGCTTTCCTTTGCCATAGATGGAATTACAGGATTCTCTAATGTACCACTTGCCTCAGTGACCAAGATCGGATTTATTATTTCCGGTGCCGCCTTTTTTATTATCCTCTATGCGATCTTCGCGCATTACGTCCTGGAACAAACGGTGACCGGCTGGACCAGTTTGATCATCAGTTCCCTGTTTATTGGTGGTATTCAACTTGTTTCCATCGGTATTATAGGTGAGTATATTGGACGAATCAATAACAATGTCCAAAATCGTCCATTATACATCATCGACAAAACGAATATTACTGATTAAAGTTTCTTCAGCAACCCCTAATTCAACGTATACAAATACGACCTGAAAAACCTGACTGTTTTTTTTGTAACTTTCTGACACCTAATCAATAAAACACTTTAATTATGTTTACAAAAGCAAACATTGTTAGTACTTTGGTCACTGCCGTTTGGGGTTTTGGTGGCGGTTATTTACTATGGGGAATTCTTGGAGATCCCTTATTGTCAGATCATCTGGGATCTGCCACCGGGGTGATGCGGGAAATGCCCGATATGTTTCATCTCGTTCTGGGATGTATCATTCAGGCTTTCGCCTTTTCAACCATCTACGGAAGGTGGGCAAACAGTGAATACGGCATGGGCACCGGAATAACCTTTGGCTTCTGGGTTGCCATTTTAATGGGGCTTGGAGAAGGGCTCATCGATTATGCTACCAGCAATATCATCGATATGAGCGGTACATTCATCAACTTCGGGATCTATTTGGTATTCTTCCTGGTCACAGGATTACTCGCCGGACTTGTTTACAAAAAGGTTTAAGTCCATCTGAACAACCCATAAAAAAGCTTCGGTTATAGACTGAAGCTTTTCTTGTTTCTAAAGGTACAATGAATTCCTCCTACGCATTACTTTAATGGATAAACCCCACCGTTCACGCCTCCCATATTTATGTATTTGACTCCTCCTAGAGCAAAAAAAAAAGACCTCAACAATTAGTTGAAGTCTTTTTGTGCGGGCGGGGAGACTCGAACTCCCACGCCGTGAAGCACTAGATCCTAAGTCTAGCATGTCTACCAATTCCATCACGCCCGCAAAGGGACGGCAAATATAAAGAACAATTTTTATTTACACGCAAACTTTCTTTTAAAAAATCCACTTTTTGTACCTTCGTGAATCTTCAAAATAATTTAAATGAAAAGTGCAAAATCTTATATAGAAAAAAATAAAGAGCGATTTATAGACGAACTAATTCAACTACTGAAAATTCCTTCTATAAGCGCCGATTCGGCTTATAAAAACGATGTGATAAAAACAGCCGAAGCCATTAAAAAAAGCCTTGAAAAAGCCGGATGTGACACTGTAGAGATCTGTAAAACCCCGGGCTACCCAATAGTATATGGCGAGAAGATCATCGATAAAAATCTACCCACTGTATTGGTTTACGGGCATTACGATGTACAACCCCCGGATCCCCTCGATCTGTGGGACAGTCCGCCGTTCGAACCCGTGATCAAAAAAACGGAACTTCATCCGGAAGGGGCGATCTTCGCCCGTGGAAGCTGTGACGATAAAGGACAAATGTACATGCACGTAAAGGCCTTAGAGTATATGACACAAACCGATCAACTTCCCTGTAATGTCAAATTTATGATCGAAGGCGAAGAAGAAGTGGGGTCAGAAAGTCTGGGATGGTTCGTGGAACGTAATCAGGAAAAACTGGCTAATGATGTGATCCTGATCAGCGATACCGGAATGATCGCCAATGATATCCCATCCATTACTACAGGATTACGCGGACTCAGCTACGTAGAAGTTGAAGTCACCGGACCTAATCGCGATCTCCACAGCGGACTCTACGGCGGAGCTGTGGCCAATCCTATTAATGTATTAACCAAAATGATCGCTTCATTGCACGATGAGAACAACCACATCACCATTCCCGGTTTTTATGATGATGTCGATGAACTCTCTACTGCCGAACGGGCCAAAATGGCCGAAGCGCCCTTCAGTAAAGAGGCTTATAAAAAGGCCCTCGATATAGAAGATGTGTACGGTGAAGCAGGATATACCACCAACGAGCGAAATTCCATCCGGCCCACTCTTGACGTAAACGGAATCTGGGGCGGCTACATTGGAGAAGGCGCCAAGACGGTCATCGCCAGTAAGGCATACGCAAAGATCAGTATGCGCCTGGTACCCGATCAGGACTGGGAAAAGATCACACAATTGTTTAAGAATCATTTCGAAAGTATCGCTCCTAAAGGGGTCAAGGTGAAGGTGAAACCACATCACGGCGGACAAGCATACGTTACCCCTATTGACAGTGTGGGCTATAGAGCGGCCTCTAAAGCCTATGAGGCTACTTTTGGCAAAACCCCTATTCCGCAGCGAAGTGGAGGAAGTATTCCCATAGTGGCATTGTTCGAAAAGGAGCTTAAGAGCAAGACGATTTTAATGGGCTTTGGTCTCGATAGTGATGCCATTCATTCGCCTAATGAACACTTCGGGATCTGGAATTATTTAAAAGGTATTGAAACCATTCCTCAGTTCTATCACTATTTTACCGAAATGAATACTTAGGTTTTGGGGGTTTCCTCTTTCGCTTTATATGGGTCAAATAGTTTATAACAAATAGCCCATAAAGCTCCAGAGGACCGCGCTTTCTACTGTATCCCTATAGCGGTCATGAAGTGAGTTGCGCTCTACTTCATCGGCGCTACAGGGGATGCCGTTGCAATCGCTAACCCGGGCTCTCTGTAGTAATGACGGTCTACGCATCACTTGTGCATCGTACACGAGAACCGGACGATTAATTTTGTGGGGGAAAAGTCTAAATGGAATAAAAAGGTCTAGATCTTTTTTACGAACTTGGTAATGATCACGATCTGCTGACCGTCTACCTTACCCTCTATGTATTCGGCATTATCGTGATCCAGCGAAATACGTCGTACCGCTGTTCCCTGTTTGGCCACCATACTCGAGCCCTTTACTTTCAAATCCTTGATAAGAACCACGTTATCTCCTGCCTGTAATATGGCGCCATTACTGTCACGATGCACCGGTGCATTGCTCCTATCTACACCATCCCCGGCTTCTTTTGCCCATGCCTTTACCTCCTCATCCATATACATCATATCCAAGAGATCCTGAGGCCAGCCTTCGACTTTTAGTCGCTGAAGCATTCGCCATGCCATAACCTGAACCGCAGGAACCGTACTCCACATACTGTCGTTTAAACAACGCCAATGATTGGGATCTCTGTCTTCTTCATTTTCAATTTGATGGAAACAAGTGGAACAAAGTAACACAGCTGCATCAACTCCCGATCTAGGCGACGAAGGCACTTCATAGACATTGAGTTTCTCGGGATTGCCACATAGTTCACAGCTGTTATCGGCACGTTTTGCCAGTTCTCTTTCAATACTCATGGTTAATTTTTAAGACCGTAAAGGTAAGTGAATTATAATTTAATCAATTCAGTAAGGATGCCGGTAGGAGATGGTTGGCCGTTGGCAGTTGGCAGCGGGACGTAAGCTATAGCTTTAAAAAAATATAGCTTAAAAACTAATAAGCAATAGACAATATAATAATTCCCTCTACATTTGTAGAATTAAAAAAATTGTTCTACGTTTGTAGAGCAATCATTAAAAAGAAATCGATGCAGCTATCAAATTCCGAAGAACAACTCATGCAGATCCTCTGGAAACAGAAACGGGCATATATGAAAGATCTAATAGAGGCCTATGATGACCCTAAGCCGGCAACAACAACCGTAGCTACACTTTTAAAGCGGATGCAGGATAAAAAGTTTGTTGATTACACACAAAACGGAAGGTCGCGGGAATATTTTCCATTGGTAAAGAAGAAAGATTATTTCTCTAAGCATGTAAACGGACTCATTAAAAATTTCTTTAATGACAGTGCTTCGCAATTCGCATCCTTTTTTACGCAGGAAACCAACCTCAGCAAGAAAGAACTCGAGGAATTAAAAAGCATCATCGATCAGCAAATAAAAAGAAAATAGTCATGGAACTCTATATACTAAAATCGGCCGCATGCCTAGCCATACTCTTCGTTTTTTACAAATTAGTGCTGGAACGGTCTACCATGCACTTCTTTAAACGAATATATCTACTGTCGGCATTAATAATTTCGATCATTTTTCCTTTAATCACATTTACAACCTATGTCACTGCTGCCGAAACAACCATCCCGGCTCCAAATCCGGAAGTTCTCGTTGAAGTAGCTTCAAACCAATTTTCAATATGGAACTATCTTCCTGTATTACTTTGGGGGATGTATTTCGCCGGTTTCCTTTTCTTTAGCATCAGATTTATTAGAAATCTCTTATCTATTTTTAACAAGATCAAAAATAACCCTGTTCGCAAGGAAAGAAATGTCTTTCATGTGTTATTGAGTAAATCGATTGTTCCTCATACCTTTTTCAGTTATATATTCTTGAATAAAACACAATATGACGCTAAGGAGATTCCCAAGGAGGTTTTACTTCATGAGCAAGCCCATGCCAGTGAAAAACACAGTGTAGACCTTATTTTTGCAGAACTCATCAAGCTGGTGTTTTGGTTTAATCCATTTATCTGGTTGTTTAAAAGTGCAATCAAGCTCAATCATGAATTTCTGGCCGATACCAGAGTACTCAAACACGGTATTAATCCGATTGATTACCAACAAAAACTGGTTGCATTTTCGACTGCCGGAGATCATCAAATAATCCAACACAATGCGTTGGCGAATGCAAACACCTATTCATTCATCAAAAAACGATTAACAGTTATGAAAACACGAACAACAAAAAGAGGCATGTGGCTACGAAGTCTGGTTATTTTACCATTACTGTCATTAATGCTTTTAAGTTTCAGCAATACAAGATACGTCGTAGTGAACCCCATCGGTGATATCAATCCGATATCGCAGCAAGACGACAAAAAGATCATACTTTATATAAAGAAAAAACAGATCTCCTTAAATGGTGAAGAGGTATCTGTACAAAATTTTGCCGCCAAGGTTGACGCAATCACCAAAAACTGGAGCGAAGCCGACTTACGGAATTTCCGCTGGGACATCATTCTCGAAAAAGCAGATGACGATGTGATCAACAAACTTCAAAAAGCATATACTACCACCCGACTGTACCGGTATAATCCAGAAAAGGCACCTTTTCCGCCACCACCGCCACCACCGCCACCACCTGCTTCCGATGCACCAAAGGCACCCAAAGTTGTAAAGGGCGTAAACGACAAGGACGATATGAATCCACCACCCCCACCTAAAGCTCCTATCGAAGTAAAACAGGGAGTTTACGAACTACCCTCTCCGCCACCACCCCCGGATCCGGATCCTATAAAATACATTGAGAACTTGGCAAAAGGAGGAGCTACCTTCTATTGGGGGCCGCATGAAGTGAGCAAAGAAGTAGCCATCAAAATGTTTAAAAAAAATAAGAATTTCGGAATTGACGCAAGCGAATTCCCCATTGTGCGTGTAGGTGGAGGATGATGCGACCTCTAACAGACTTTCAAAATATCAAGCTCCAGAAAATGGAGCTTGTTTTAGAATAAAAAAAGACGAACTGAAAATAAATCATCACGTTAATCAAATGAGAACAACGTCTTAATTTCTGCTTTATCAATGGACTGTGTCCTAGTCCGTGTATTGACAACCCAAAGGAAAATCATTCGTATAAATCTCTAATAGAATTACTGAGAAGTTAATCGATCGATCACCAGATCAAAATCCTTTATTTCTACGTCCCCTGGTTGTCCTCCCCCTGTAGTGGAATATGCCATTTCAACTATGGCTCCATTAGCTACAAAAGTATTTAACTGATACATTAGTATAGATTCACTTATATGATTGGATTCGCCCGATCCTCTTAGTAAAGGAATGGTTTTCTGATAAATGACAATAGGGGAAGCAGGCGTTCCGATATTAATTCTTAGAACAACATAAGAGTTGTTATTGTCAGGAATCGCATTACATTGAAATCGCATTAGGATGGAATCTCCTAGCGACAATGGAGTTAACTTATGATTGGTACTATTAAAGAACGACGTTGCAGCATATCCTTCCGGTGCATAAGCATCCAGCATAACATCTCCGTCGTTATTTTCAAAATTCATCAACAACTGTTCCCAGCCAATATTATTTGTAATATTGGCCGATGTTGCTCCAGTAATTACTTGACTGGTGTCCGAATCACGAAGCGCTACCCACCCTGTACGGCGAACGCCTCCGTCTTTTACCGACTTCCACTGAGTGCCGTCCCAATAATAAAATCCGGGACTCACGTCCTTACTCTGATTCAAATTATTCGAGTAATTGGTATTATAGACAAGAAGCCCTTCGTAAGAACTGTCAATTCCAGAAATGGTCATAGTATCATCTGTTGCAGACAAAGCCACCCGGTTTATTAGTATTCCGCTATTAGCGCCCTCAATTTGAAGTGAGGTTCCGGAAAGCAGATTGGTGGTTCCTATACCCACCTGAGCAAAACCAGAATAGATATTACTTATTAAAATAAACACAAAAATTGAAAATATTCGTACCATAAACTGTGCGCGCATAATATTCTTAAGTCGGCAAGATGCACATTTAATAGGCAAAAAGCAAATTTTAACACTTTTTAACACCAAATTTTACATATACTATAGAAAGAAATACTTTTCATTGATTAATCTGCTACAGTTCCCGCCTACAACAATTTATGGCGGAAATCGTTATATAAATTCATCAATCACCAAAACTAACAACTATGCTACAACGATTTTTTATCTTCTGCTCAGGCGCCGATACCGATATACTTGAAGAATGCGCTCCCGGCGAACGCACGAAATATGCCGGAATTGGGGCAACAGTTTTCTTTACAGCGGTTATGGCCACGATCGCAGCATCGTATGCGTTGTTCACCGTTTTTGATACGCTGTATACAGCTATTTTCTTCGGAATTATATGGGGATTCCTCATCTTTAATCTGGATAGATTCATTGTTTCTACCATTAAAAAAAGAAATAATTTTTTCGATGAGATCATTCAGGCATCCCCCCGAATTGCACTGGCCATCATCATCGCCATAGTGATCTCAAAACCACTTGAACTAAAAATATTTGAAAAAGAGATCAATCAGGTGCTGTTGGAAGAAAAGAACGATATGACCCTTGCCAACAAGGATCAACTGGCATTGCAATATACCCCAACTATTGAGGCCCTTAATTCAGAAATAGAAACCTTAAAGAACGAAATCACCTCTAAGGAAACCGAGGTGAACGCCTTATACGACACCTATATAGCCGAGGCTGAAGGGCGTGCCGGTACCGAAATTCTGGGAAAAGGTCCGGTGTATAAGGAAAAACGCGAAAAACACGATGCCGAATTAGCAGCCCTACAGGAGCTGCGGGCAAACAATGCCGCTAAGATAGAAGCAAGTGAAGCACAGATCGCATTACTGGCTGCAGAATATCAGACCAAGGTGGCCGAAACACAACCGGTGATCGACGGCTTCGACGGACTCATGGCACGGGTTAATGCATTGGGCAAACTTCCTCTCTTGCCATCCCTGTTTATATTTTTGCTGTTTCTCGCCATAGAAACCTCTCCTATCTTTGCAAAATTATTGTCGCCAAAGGGGGCCTACGACCTGAAGCTTGAAGAACAGGAAAGTGCTTTGAAGAGTTGGGTGAATCAGCAAAAAACTCAAAGAGAAGTACTGGTTACCACAGACCGCGATGTGAACAATCGTGTTTATGCCGATATAGCCGAAGAACAGGAGCTCTACGATTACAAGCGTAAAAAAGCCAGAGAGTTGATGCAAATGCAGGCAGATGCGTTCTATAAAAAACAAAAAAGCGTACTTTAGAGGGTAGTTAGTCTACGGACTTCCGACTTCCAACAACAACCCAAACACTCAATGTAACCAATCAAAGATCCTATGGGCTTTAGAGAATGGGCGATACAGAATCAGGTTTCGATAAGAAAAATGTTTCCTACGCTATCTTTTACCGAGATCATTGCACCCAATATGAGTGCTTCAGGAAAATTCTTTGAAGATGATCCGCAGCATGAAGATCTTGAAAAAGCAGCCCATCGGCTAAAAGACCTCGAACATCTGCATCCCGACGCCCTGTTTGCCAACGGTTATTTGGAGCAGCGTTCCTTTTACAACACCAAAGCCTACGAGCGACAGACTCCTGAGGGTATCGAATATCGGAATATTCATCTGGGCACCGATTTCTGGGTACCGGCGCAAACTCCGATTTACACGCCATACGACGGTAGAGTGGTCATTTCTCATGATAACAACTTTCACAAGGATTACGGTCCAACTTTAATTCTGGAACATCGAGTAGGTCAAAATCGATTCTACACCCTTTATGGTCATCTTTCAAGGGCTTCACTGGAACTTTCAAGGGTAAATAAGATCATCCTTCAGGGAGATCGTATCGGGTTTATAGGAGACGCTTCAGAAAATGGAAATTGGTTACCTCATTTACATTTTCAGCTCATTACCGAACTTCTCAACGAAACCGAAAACTATAATGGCGTCGCCTTTCCTTCAGAAATTGAACTCTGGAAAGAACGTTGTCCCGATCCCAATCTGATCTTTCAGGAATTCTTGCCATCCGCCGAGAACAATTCAGAATAATACTTAACGATCCTTCATCATTCGTACAATACCTTCAGCAAAATTATCTGCTGCAGGAGGATAATTCCGTATCCATAATTCGGGTTCAAAAATTTCCAGTTCAGAAAGCATCGGATTTCCTTGGGCGTCCCATATAAAATCTGCGCGACCGTAAGCCGGAAGGATCTCACAACACCCAAAAACCTTTTCGGCAAGTGAAATTTCATCGGGAGAAGGATCATAGTGATGTACCGTTCCGTCATAATCATCTTGAACTCTATAGTCCCCTTCTTTCGCTCGCTTAACAATGGCATGCGTATAGGTTCCGTTAAAAACCATTAATGACGACTCTCCCATACTGGTGATAGTCTCCTGATACTCTTGCACCAACATATCTCTTTCTCTCACGAGCTTACGAAACAACGCCTCATTTTCGGCAAGTTCATCGGCCATAATTTTATACGTAAGGTAGGCTCCACCCCCTATATTGGGCTTGATCACGATCGTCTTCCATTGTTGTGTTCTGGCAATTTCGGTTAAAGAGCGAAAAGCACCTTTTTTTACAAAGACAGTCGGAACTATAGGAATGCCTTGTTGCTGAAGGTCTTCTAGATATTGTTTATCTACATTCCATCGTATGAGTGATAACGGATTAATGAGTTGTGTTTGTGTCGATACCTTTTCCATCCACGGACCAAATTCATCGTATCTATGAAAATAATCCCAAACCGTTCTAAACACCACAGCTTTGGTATTTCTCCAGGCATAATTTGGGTCATCCCAGGGAATTCGGGTAACCGACAATCCCTTTTTCTCGAGAGCTCCTCTTAAAAGCTCGTATTCATCCAAAATATTCTGGATATATGGAGTGATGTGTGCAGCTTCAAAATAGGGCTTTGCGGTAACAATAGTGACGTCGACCATCTTCAGGAATTGAAGCTGAAAGTTAATAGAATTATTTCTAATTCATTATAAAACCCGTTATCTTTAAAAACCAAAATTTGGAATTATGAAACATCTCCTGCTCCTATTATTTTTGTTGTCCACTGTTCATGTAGCTACAGCTCAAAATTCACTTACTGAAGACCGAAAAGCCATACTGGAGGTTATGAAAACTCAGGAAAAAGCCTGGTCTCAAAACGATCTGGAGGGATTTATGCAAGGATACTGGAAAAGTGATTCATTAAAATTTTACGGAAGTTCGGGAATAACCTACGGCTGGGAACAAACGCTTGCGAACTATAAAAAAGGGTATCCAACCAAAGAGTACTCCGGTACGTTAAGCTTTAAGTTACACGACATTTCTAAAATAGAGAATAACAGCTATTGGGTCATGGGGGAATATTTTCTGAAACGTTCTGTAGGTGATGCTAATGGAATTTTTATGATCATCTTTAAAAAGATAGACGGCGAGTGGAAGATCGTTGCCGATATGTCCTGCGGATAAAAAATGCTGAAAAACTAAAAAACATAATTCAAATGAACGCCGAAATTCAAGCCTATAACGACAACATGGAATTGGAAGATAAAAAGATCTGCAATGCGCTTGCCGTGCAAATTGACCATCTTTTAGGAGAAGCAGATTCCAAGATATGGCATGCTCATCCGGTATGGTTTTTAGACGAAAATCCCATAGTAGGATACAGCAAGCAAAAGGACGGTATTCGGTTAATGTTTTGGAGTGGAGCCGATTT is from Constantimarinum furrinae and encodes:
- a CDS encoding BlaI/MecI/CopY family transcriptional regulator yields the protein MQLSNSEEQLMQILWKQKRAYMKDLIEAYDDPKPATTTVATLLKRMQDKKFVDYTQNGRSREYFPLVKKKDYFSKHVNGLIKNFFNDSASQFASFFTQETNLSKKELEELKSIIDQQIKRK
- a CDS encoding glycosyltransferase family 2 protein produces the protein MDPNNMKTLSIVIPIFNEEQIIPELYERLKNAASQITDDYEFIFVNDGSKDASLIQLMRLTESDPRSFFINFSRNFGHQIAVTAGLDHCRGKAVVIIDGDLQDPPELIPELYKKYKEGFEVIYARREKRKGEGVFKKVTAKLFYRILRKLTNVDIPVDTGDFRLIDQKVVRYLKMMPEQNKFLRGQIAWLGFKQSEVLFNRDKRKFGKTGYSFSKMLSFAIDGITGFSNVPLASVTKIGFIISGAAFFIILYAIFAHYVLEQTVTGWTSLIISSLFIGGIQLVSIGIIGEYIGRINNNVQNRPLYIIDKTNITD
- a CDS encoding PhnA domain-containing protein, producing the protein MSIERELAKRADNSCELCGNPEKLNVYEVPSSPRSGVDAAVLLCSTCFHQIENEEDRDPNHWRCLNDSMWSTVPAVQVMAWRMLQRLKVEGWPQDLLDMMYMDEEVKAWAKEAGDGVDRSNAPVHRDSNGAILQAGDNVVLIKDLKVKGSSMVAKQGTAVRRISLDHDNAEYIEGKVDGQQIVIITKFVKKI
- a CDS encoding dipeptidase, which produces MKSAKSYIEKNKERFIDELIQLLKIPSISADSAYKNDVIKTAEAIKKSLEKAGCDTVEICKTPGYPIVYGEKIIDKNLPTVLVYGHYDVQPPDPLDLWDSPPFEPVIKKTELHPEGAIFARGSCDDKGQMYMHVKALEYMTQTDQLPCNVKFMIEGEEEVGSESLGWFVERNQEKLANDVILISDTGMIANDIPSITTGLRGLSYVEVEVTGPNRDLHSGLYGGAVANPINVLTKMIASLHDENNHITIPGFYDDVDELSTAERAKMAEAPFSKEAYKKALDIEDVYGEAGYTTNERNSIRPTLDVNGIWGGYIGEGAKTVIASKAYAKISMRLVPDQDWEKITQLFKNHFESIAPKGVKVKVKPHHGGQAYVTPIDSVGYRAASKAYEATFGKTPIPQRSGGSIPIVALFEKELKSKTILMGFGLDSDAIHSPNEHFGIWNYLKGIETIPQFYHYFTEMNT
- a CDS encoding endonuclease/exonuclease/phosphatase family protein gives rise to the protein MILYILIVIFTVSAYFPATGNPHWFFRTPDFIRLQTIAIQLALIVLFFLFESRYSTFSIILIISLVATTVYQIVKVFPYSSLYPRKKPDFPSKGTLSILAGNVLQTNTEYHKFKALVKQYDPDLVLTMESNSDWEKALQSIEKDYPFTVKIAKENFYGMHLYSKKELFDVEVNYHVEEGVPSIYFKYQITDTKKVFFACLHPAPPSPTENDTSKERDAELMIVGKYLRDIALPTVVCGDMNDVVWSRTTRLFKKMTGMIDPRIGRGFFPTYHADYWFLRFPLDHLFHTKDLFVGKMVRTPHFGSDHFAMYYEIKLKTKKTNTRKPKLNGEEKEEIEELIEKSDS
- a CDS encoding ArnT family glycosyltransferase, producing the protein MKSILKKYLGYFILAILVITPLFLYIDVIPIRNYDESRNAMNAFEMLKNGNWLVTYFEGKPDMWNTKPPLLIWIQTISFSLFGVNEFAFRLPSALAAVGTCAALVYISEKYLRSFWYGAIAVLVLITMGGYMGYHGARFGEFDALLTMFTTLSGLSFFAFIQNKKRKYLYFFFIFLTLGCLTKGVAGLLFAPAYVVYLIYKKEFISLLKNKHFYFGLGIFILIIGGFYLLRELYNPGYLEAVWNNELGGRYASKLQKSRPHIFYFERFRDLDMKYWFLWIPCGIVAGMLTKNRMLQNFTIFSSIMAVSHFLIISLSKNKLHWYAFPEVPYFALIVATLIYLIFRLLINVGDERQKKIIKLVPYGFILFLFLSPYTQILKDVKRNLNEDSPTERNYQMSYYLREASEKPEELNGYKVLIKGYRPETKFYIAKLKDQGADIEQKDWKKLKSGDKVLTYQKEIKNYLAENYKMSTLGESKNVVKYKIHGPK